The window GCTGACCGCGGATCTGGCGACGGACGACGGCATCGAGGCGGTGGCCGCCCGCCTCTCGGACCGCAAGCACGCGGTCGACCTGCTGATCAACAACGCGGGCTTCGCCAACAAGGGCGTCTATCTGGACGTACCGATGGCGGACGAGCTGAAGATGCTCAAGGTGCACTGCGAGGCGGTGCTGCGGCTGACCTCGGCGGCGACCGATTCCATGCGGGCCCGCGGGCGCGGGGGTGTCGTCAACGTGGCGTCGGTGGCCGCGTTCCTGCCCCGCGGCACGTACGGGGCGTCCAAGGCGTGGGTCGTGCAGTTCACGCAGGGTGCGGCGAAGGACCTGGCCGGCAGTGGTGTGCGGCTGATGGCGCTGTGCCCCGGCTTCGTGCGGACGGAGTTCCACGAGCGGGCCGGGATGGGCACGGACAACATCCCCAACTGGATGTGGCTGGACGCCGACAAGCTGGTCACGTCCGCGCTCGCCGACCTGGCGCGGGGCAGGACGCTGTCCGTTCCGGACCCGCGCTACAAGGTCATGATGGGCGTGGTGAAGGTGACCCCGCGGGGGCTGCTCGGCGGGATCAGTTCGAGGACGGGCCGGAAGTACGGGCCGAAGTGAACCCGGCGGTGCCGTTAGGCCCTGTCCGGCGGTGGCCCCGGTGAATCCCCTTCGCCCGACAGGTGGAGGGGATTTTCACTAATATGGTCGTATTCTACCGGACCTGGGGGGTCGGAGGGCGGCGCCATGACATTCGTACAGTTGATCGACTGTAAGACCAGTCGGTTCGACGAGATGAACCGGCTGATGGACACCTGGGTCGAGCAGACCAAGGGCAAGCGGACCGCGACGCACAGTGTGATCGGCAAGGACCGCTCGGACGCGTCGCACTTCATCGAGATCGTGGAGTTCCCGTCGTACGAGGACGCGATGCGGAACTCGAACCTTCCCGAGACGGACAGGATCTTCCGCAACATGGTGGCGCTCTGCGACGAGATGCCGACGTTCACGGATCTGGACGTGGTACGCGACGAGCGGCTCTACCGGGCCGGTGTACGCAATCTCTACGGGCTGATCTCCGGCAAGGGCGCACTGCCGTCGTGGGACGAGATCGTCGCGGAGAACTACCACGACCACGATCCGTCCAGCGAGCAGGACGTGATCGGCAGGGACGCCATGCGCCGCCAGGTGGAGATGTGGCAGGCCGGATTCGACCTCGCGTTCACCATCGAGGACCAGATCGCCGACGGCGACCGGGTCTGTACGCGCTGGACCTGGAGCGGCACCCACAAGGGCGACTTCATGGGGATCCCGGCCACCGGCAGGCAGGTCACCATGACCGGCACGAACATCCACCGGTTCGACGAGAACGGCAGGATCGCCGAGGGCTGGTGGCAGTACGACCGGCTGGGGCTGATGGCCCAGCTCGGGGTGCTGGACCAGCTGGAGGTCTGAGCGGGCGGGTCCCGGCAGCACGAAGGCCCGGCACCCCGAGACGGGGTGCCGGGCCTTCGCGGGGCGCCTGCCCGGACGTACCGCCCGGGCAGATGCTCTTAGTGGGAGTGGCCGTGGCCGCCGTGGCCCGCGTCGGACTCCTCCTCGGCCGGCTTCTCGACGACCAGGGTCTCGGTCGTCAGGAGCAGGGAGGCGATGGAGGCCGCGTTCTCCAGGGCGGAGCGGGTGACCTTGACCGGGTCGATGACGCCCTGCTTGACCAGGTCGCCGTACTCGCCGGTCGCGGCGTTGAAGCCCTGGCCCTTGTCGAGCTCGGCGACCTTGGAGGTGATGACGTAACCCTCCAGGCCGGCGTTCTCGGCGATCCAGCGCAGCGGCTCGACGGCGGCCTTGCGGACGACGGCGACACCGGTGGCCTCGTCGCCGGTCTTGCCGAGGTTGCCCTCGAGGACCTTCACGGCGTGGACGAGCGCGGAGCCACCACCGGAGACGATGCCCTCCTCGACCGCGGCGCGGGTCGCGGAGATGGCGTCCTCGAGACGGTGCTTCTTCTCCTTCAGCTCCACCTCGGTGGCGGCGCCGACCTTGATCACGCACACGCCGCCGGCCAGCTTCGCGAGGCGCTCCTGGAGCTTCTCGCGGTCCCAGTCGGAGTCCGTGGACTCGATCTCGGCCTTGATCTGGTTGACACGGCCGGCCACGTCGGCGCTGTCGCCGCCGCCGTCGACGATCGTCGTGTCGTCCTTGGTGACCGTCACGCGGCGGGCGGAGCCCAGCACGTCCAGGCCGACCTGGTCGAGCTTGAGGCCGACCTCCTCGGCGA of the Streptomyces aurantiacus genome contains:
- a CDS encoding SDR family NAD(P)-dependent oxidoreductase, which produces MTTALITGSTAGIGAAFARRLASDGHNLVLVARDTKRLGEQATELHDRHGIEAEVLTADLATDDGIEAVAARLSDRKHAVDLLINNAGFANKGVYLDVPMADELKMLKVHCEAVLRLTSAATDSMRARGRGGVVNVASVAAFLPRGTYGASKAWVVQFTQGAAKDLAGSGVRLMALCPGFVRTEFHERAGMGTDNIPNWMWLDADKLVTSALADLARGRTLSVPDPRYKVMMGVVKVTPRGLLGGISSRTGRKYGPK
- a CDS encoding ester cyclase, whose translation is MTFVQLIDCKTSRFDEMNRLMDTWVEQTKGKRTATHSVIGKDRSDASHFIEIVEFPSYEDAMRNSNLPETDRIFRNMVALCDEMPTFTDLDVVRDERLYRAGVRNLYGLISGKGALPSWDEIVAENYHDHDPSSEQDVIGRDAMRRQVEMWQAGFDLAFTIEDQIADGDRVCTRWTWSGTHKGDFMGIPATGRQVTMTGTNIHRFDENGRIAEGWWQYDRLGLMAQLGVLDQLEV